One genomic region from Halorussus rarus encodes:
- a CDS encoding DUF7384 family protein — translation MPEAPETNPERVVADADVLAADLLAGAADAGNAAREAMDEIRRHSWVELVASDALLDDAEAVVRDLADADLAAAWRERIEDLRVPVDQPEGDHPALASAYRGGAAHVLSYDEGLTGAEAGATFGSRLNVSVKTPEGFAALFDAASLYEAVEGGDYPGPDRDPRT, via the coding sequence ATGCCTGAGGCGCCCGAGACGAACCCGGAGCGGGTCGTCGCGGACGCCGACGTGCTGGCCGCCGACCTGCTCGCGGGCGCGGCCGATGCGGGGAACGCGGCCCGCGAGGCGATGGACGAGATCCGGCGTCACTCGTGGGTCGAACTGGTCGCCAGCGACGCCCTGCTCGACGACGCCGAGGCCGTGGTCCGAGACCTCGCGGACGCCGACCTCGCGGCGGCCTGGCGCGAGCGCATCGAGGACCTGCGTGTTCCGGTCGACCAGCCCGAGGGCGACCACCCGGCGCTGGCGAGCGCGTACCGCGGAGGGGCCGCCCACGTCCTGAGCTACGACGAGGGCCTCACCGGCGCGGAGGCGGGCGCAACGTTCGGCTCGCGGCTGAACGTGAGCGTCAAGACGCCCGAGGGGTTCGCGGCGCTGTTCGACGCGGCGTCCCTGTACGAGGCGGTCGAGGGCGGCGACTACCCGGGGCCGGACCGCGACCCCCGGACCTAG
- a CDS encoding class I SAM-dependent methyltransferase — translation MTDSPDDETAKDLVRRHWNDRAETFDDASHHGVHTDAQRERWLRALREHTGDDSSRVLDVGCGTGVVSLLLARLGHDVVGVDLAPAMLDRARAKARRADREIAFLRGDAEALAVPDDAFGLVAARHLVWTLPNPAKALREWRRIVEPGGRVLLVEGYWDHDEPWDEYEEMHDDLPLYDGRPPDGLREFLVREGLREVEHEPLADPVLWVREPRHDYYLVTGTVPE, via the coding sequence GTGACCGACTCACCGGACGACGAGACCGCGAAGGACCTGGTCCGCCGGCACTGGAACGACCGCGCTGAGACGTTCGACGACGCGAGCCACCACGGCGTCCACACCGACGCCCAGCGCGAGCGCTGGCTGCGCGCGCTACGCGAGCATACCGGTGACGATTCCAGTCGGGTGCTCGACGTCGGGTGCGGGACCGGCGTCGTCTCGCTGCTGCTCGCCCGACTCGGCCACGACGTCGTCGGCGTCGATTTGGCGCCGGCGATGCTCGACCGCGCCCGGGCGAAGGCCCGGCGGGCCGACCGCGAAATCGCCTTCCTGCGCGGCGACGCGGAGGCGCTCGCGGTGCCGGACGACGCGTTCGGACTGGTCGCGGCCCGGCACCTCGTCTGGACGCTCCCGAACCCCGCGAAGGCGCTTCGCGAGTGGCGACGGATCGTCGAACCCGGCGGTCGCGTCCTCCTCGTCGAGGGGTACTGGGACCACGACGAGCCCTGGGACGAGTACGAGGAGATGCACGACGACCTGCCGCTGTACGACGGGCGACCGCCCGACGGACTGCGCGAGTTCCTCGTCCGGGAGGGGCTGCGGGAGGTGGAACACGAACCGCTGGCGGACCCGGTGCTGTGGGTGCGCGAACCCCGCCACGACTACTACCTCGTGACCGGAACCGTCCCGGAGTGA